A part of Bacillus thuringiensis genomic DNA contains:
- a CDS encoding PIN/TRAM domain-containing protein, giving the protein MLKRIVQLFFLVIGGALGIYLIPKVINVLDMGAVPLLEGSYVRAIIGAIILFLTTFWLVDYIVQLIKHIEEALVKAPVADVLFGTLGLISGLIVAYLILIPIREFTIPVISTVLQVFFTLLLGYLGFQVGFKKRNELLGLFTLPQRGKKKNNNSENEETEVEESTAHWKILDTSVIIDGRIADICQTKFLEGTIVIPQFVLEELQHIADSSDALKRNRGRRGLDILNRIQKEMPIPVEIYEGDFDDIQEVDSKLVKLAKITGGTVVTNDFNLNKVSELQGVTVLNINDLANAIKPVVLPGEELSVYVVKDGKEQNQGVAYLDDGTMIVVEDGREYVGSQLNVLVTSVLQTSAGRMIFAKRKLLEKAL; this is encoded by the coding sequence ATGTTAAAACGAATTGTACAGCTCTTCTTTCTAGTAATTGGCGGAGCGTTAGGGATTTACTTAATCCCAAAAGTTATTAATGTATTGGACATGGGTGCTGTTCCTTTATTGGAAGGATCATATGTTCGAGCAATTATTGGTGCAATTATTTTATTTTTAACAACATTTTGGCTTGTAGATTATATTGTTCAACTTATTAAGCATATTGAAGAGGCTCTTGTAAAGGCGCCTGTAGCGGATGTTTTATTTGGTACATTAGGGTTAATCTCGGGTCTTATTGTTGCATATTTAATTTTAATACCAATTCGTGAATTTACAATTCCAGTTATTAGTACAGTATTGCAAGTGTTCTTTACTCTTTTGCTTGGATATTTAGGATTCCAAGTAGGGTTTAAAAAGAGGAATGAATTGCTAGGATTATTTACATTACCACAACGTGGGAAGAAGAAAAATAATAATAGTGAGAATGAAGAAACTGAGGTAGAAGAATCTACAGCTCATTGGAAAATTCTCGATACGAGTGTAATTATCGATGGGCGTATTGCTGATATTTGCCAAACAAAGTTTTTAGAAGGAACAATTGTGATTCCACAATTCGTGTTAGAAGAACTTCAGCACATTGCCGATTCTTCTGATGCTTTAAAGCGTAATCGTGGTCGCAGAGGATTAGATATTTTAAATCGTATTCAAAAAGAGATGCCGATTCCGGTAGAAATTTATGAAGGCGATTTCGATGATATTCAAGAAGTGGATAGCAAACTTGTAAAGTTGGCGAAAATCACTGGTGGAACCGTAGTAACGAATGATTTCAACTTAAACAAAGTTTCTGAATTACAAGGGGTAACGGTGTTAAATATTAACGATTTAGCTAATGCAATTAAACCTGTTGTACTCCCAGGTGAAGAACTGAGTGTTTATGTTGTCAAAGATGGAAAAGAACAAAATCAAGGTGTTGCATATTTAGATGATGGCACGATGATTGTAGTAGAAGATGGTAGAGAATATGTAGGTTCACAACTCAATGTGCTTGTTACTAGTGTATTACAAACATCGGCTGGGCGTATGATTTTCGCCAAACGTAAATTATTAGAAAAAGCATTATAA
- the ispD gene encoding 2-C-methyl-D-erythritol 4-phosphate cytidylyltransferase gives MYTLIIPAAGQGKRMGAGKNKLFLLINEVPIIVHTLRAFEKDKACKSIIMAINEEERPYFEELMQKYPIEKPVQFIQGGAERQDSVYNAIQHTSDVEYVLVHDGARPFVTNKVIQDVLTATEKYGASICAVPVKDTVKKVERGIVVETVERSQLKAVQTPQGFAVSLLLEAHRSAKQGCFLGTDDASLVERIGKQVGVVEGSYYNIKVTTPEDLLIAESFLHVQKK, from the coding sequence ATGTATACATTAATTATTCCAGCAGCTGGTCAAGGTAAGCGGATGGGTGCTGGTAAAAACAAGTTGTTCTTACTTATTAATGAAGTACCGATTATTGTGCATACGTTACGTGCTTTTGAAAAAGATAAAGCGTGCAAAAGTATTATTATGGCAATTAACGAAGAAGAACGTCCGTATTTTGAAGAATTAATGCAGAAGTATCCGATTGAAAAGCCAGTACAATTTATTCAGGGCGGAGCCGAAAGACAAGATAGTGTATATAACGCCATTCAGCATACTAGTGATGTTGAGTATGTTCTTGTACATGACGGCGCGCGTCCATTTGTAACGAATAAAGTGATTCAAGATGTATTAACTGCAACGGAAAAATATGGAGCGTCCATTTGTGCGGTACCAGTGAAAGATACAGTTAAGAAAGTAGAGCGGGGTATCGTTGTCGAAACGGTAGAAAGATCTCAGCTTAAAGCTGTACAAACGCCACAAGGGTTCGCTGTTTCTCTTTTGTTAGAAGCTCATAGAAGTGCAAAACAGGGTTGTTTCCTTGGTACAGATGATGCAAGCCTCGTAGAACGTATCGGGAAGCAAGTAGGTGTAGTAGAGGGGAGTTACTATAATATTAAAGTGACGACTCCAGAGGATTTATTAATTGCTGAAAGTTTCCTTCATGTTCAAAAGAAATGA
- the ispF gene encoding 2-C-methyl-D-erythritol 2,4-cyclodiphosphate synthase, with protein MFRIGQGFDVHEFAEGRPLIIGGITIPHEKGLIGHSDADVLLHTIADACLGAIAAGDIGKHFPDTDPAFKDADSAVLLQKVWEFVREQGYELGNLDCTIIAQKPKMASHIESMRKRISELLETSIDNINVKATTTEKLGFTGREEGIASQAVVLLQKK; from the coding sequence ATGTTTCGAATTGGACAAGGTTTTGATGTGCATGAGTTTGCGGAAGGTAGACCGTTAATTATTGGTGGAATTACAATTCCTCACGAGAAAGGATTAATTGGTCATTCAGATGCAGACGTATTGTTACATACGATTGCGGATGCATGTTTAGGTGCAATTGCAGCTGGGGATATTGGAAAGCATTTCCCTGATACGGATCCTGCTTTTAAAGATGCTGATTCAGCTGTATTGCTGCAAAAGGTTTGGGAATTTGTACGTGAACAAGGTTACGAGCTAGGGAATCTAGATTGTACAATTATTGCTCAAAAGCCAAAGATGGCATCACATATTGAAAGTATGCGTAAACGTATTAGTGAACTATTAGAAACGTCTATTGACAATATCAATGTAAAAGCAACCACAACAGAAAAATTAGGATTTACAGGTAGAGAAGAAGGAATTGCTTCTCAAGCAGTTGTTTTATTACAGAAAAAATAA
- the gltX gene encoding glutamate--tRNA ligase translates to MEKQVRVRYAPSPTGHLHIGNARTALFNYLFARHQDGKFIIRIEDTDVKRNVAGGEESQLKYLKWLGMDWDEGVDVGGEFGPYRQTERLDIYKKLYEDLLERGLAYKCYMTEEELEAEREGQISRGETPRYAGNHRDLTEEQMKGFEAEGRIPSIRFRVPVDRDYTFKDIVKDEVAFHSNDFGDFVIVKKDGIPTYNFAVAVDDHLMEITHVLRGDDHISNTPKQMMIYEAFGWDIPQFGHMTLIVNESRKKLSKRDESIIQFIEQYKELGYLPEAIFNFIALLGWSPVGEEEIFSQDEFIKMFDAARLSKSPALFDSQKLKWMNNQYMKKQDLDMVVELSLPHLVKAGRIGETLSEQEQGWIRDVIALYHEQMSFGAEIVELSEMFFKDHVDYEEEGQEVLKGEQVPEVLRAFAGQVEALEAMEPAAIKAAIKAVQKETGHKGKNLFMPIRVATTGQTHGPELPNAIALLGKEKVLNRLQKVIG, encoded by the coding sequence ATGGAAAAGCAAGTGAGAGTGCGCTATGCGCCAAGTCCAACAGGACACTTACATATCGGAAATGCGCGTACGGCATTATTTAATTATTTATTTGCTCGTCATCAAGATGGTAAGTTTATTATTCGTATTGAAGATACTGATGTGAAACGTAATGTTGCTGGTGGAGAAGAAAGCCAATTAAAATACTTGAAATGGCTCGGTATGGACTGGGATGAAGGTGTTGATGTTGGTGGTGAATTTGGACCATATCGTCAAACAGAGCGTTTAGATATTTATAAAAAATTATATGAAGATTTATTAGAGCGCGGTTTAGCTTACAAATGTTATATGACAGAAGAAGAGCTAGAAGCAGAGCGTGAAGGCCAAATCTCTCGTGGTGAAACACCGCGTTATGCTGGAAACCACCGTGATTTAACTGAGGAGCAAATGAAGGGATTTGAGGCTGAAGGCCGCATTCCGAGTATTCGTTTCCGTGTACCGGTTGATCGCGACTACACGTTTAAAGATATCGTAAAAGATGAAGTTGCATTCCATTCAAATGATTTCGGTGATTTCGTTATCGTGAAAAAAGATGGAATTCCAACTTATAACTTTGCGGTAGCAGTAGATGATCACTTGATGGAGATTACACATGTACTTCGTGGTGATGATCATATTTCAAATACGCCAAAACAAATGATGATTTACGAAGCTTTCGGTTGGGATATTCCGCAATTTGGTCATATGACTTTAATTGTAAACGAAAGCCGTAAAAAGCTAAGTAAGCGTGATGAATCTATTATTCAATTTATTGAGCAATATAAAGAGCTTGGATATCTTCCAGAAGCAATCTTTAACTTTATTGCACTATTAGGTTGGTCGCCAGTAGGAGAAGAGGAAATCTTCTCTCAAGATGAGTTTATCAAAATGTTCGATGCAGCTCGTTTATCAAAATCGCCTGCATTATTTGATTCTCAAAAACTAAAATGGATGAACAACCAATATATGAAAAAGCAAGACTTAGATATGGTGGTAGAGTTAAGTTTACCGCATCTAGTGAAAGCTGGACGTATAGGTGAAACTTTAAGCGAACAAGAACAAGGTTGGATTCGTGATGTAATTGCGTTATATCATGAACAAATGAGTTTTGGAGCTGAAATTGTAGAGCTTTCTGAAATGTTCTTCAAAGATCATGTTGATTATGAAGAAGAAGGACAAGAAGTATTAAAAGGTGAACAAGTACCAGAAGTACTTCGTGCATTTGCGGGTCAAGTAGAAGCACTAGAAGCGATGGAACCAGCAGCAATTAAAGCGGCTATTAAAGCAGTGCAAAAGGAAACAGGTCATAAAGGTAAAAACTTATTTATGCCAATCCGTGTTGCAACTACTGGTCAAACACATGGCCCAGAGCTTCCTAATGCTATTGCACTTCTTGGAAAAGAAAAAGTTTTAAATCGTCTTCAAAAAGTAATTGGTTAA
- the cysE gene encoding serine O-acetyltransferase, producing the protein MFKRLREDIEVVFEQDPAARSYFEVILTYSGLHAVWAHRIAHAFYKKNFFFIARWISQVSRFFTGIEIHPGATIGRRFFIDHGMGVVIGETCEIGDNVTIYQGVTLGGTGKEKGKRHPTIQDNVLIATGAKVLGSITVGENSKIGAGSVVLKEVPAHSTVVGIPGRVVIQNGVKIGQELNHSDLPDPIFDKLKVMEVELDKLKKQLEVKVERKDKNDYSHL; encoded by the coding sequence ATGTTTAAGAGGCTTCGGGAAGATATTGAAGTCGTTTTTGAACAGGATCCAGCGGCAAGAAGTTATTTCGAAGTCATTTTGACTTACTCTGGATTACATGCAGTTTGGGCCCATCGAATTGCACATGCTTTTTATAAAAAGAATTTCTTCTTTATTGCACGTTGGATCTCACAAGTTAGTCGTTTCTTTACTGGTATTGAGATTCATCCAGGAGCAACAATTGGCCGTCGTTTTTTCATAGACCATGGAATGGGGGTTGTAATTGGAGAAACGTGCGAAATTGGTGATAATGTAACGATTTATCAAGGTGTTACATTAGGTGGTACGGGTAAAGAAAAGGGGAAGAGGCATCCTACAATTCAGGATAATGTATTAATTGCAACAGGTGCTAAAGTACTAGGTTCTATTACAGTTGGAGAGAATTCTAAAATTGGAGCAGGGTCTGTCGTATTAAAAGAAGTGCCTGCACATTCTACAGTTGTAGGTATACCTGGCCGAGTCGTTATTCAAAATGGAGTAAAGATCGGTCAAGAATTAAATCATTCTGACCTTCCAGACCCAATTTTTGATAAGTTAAAGGTCATGGAAGTAGAACTTGATAAATTGAAAAAACAACTTGAAGTAAAGGTAGAAAGGAAGGATAAAAATGACTATTCACATTTATAA
- the cysS gene encoding cysteine--tRNA ligase: protein MTIHIYNTLTRQKEEFTPLEENKVKMYVCGPTVYNYIHIGNARPPMVFDTVRRYLEYKGYDVQYVSNFTDVDDKLIKAANELGEDVPTIADCFVEAYFEDVTALGCKHATVHPRVTENMDIIIEFIQELVNKGYAYESEGDVYFRTKEFEGYGKLSHQPIADLRHGARIEVGEKKQDPLDFALWKAAKEGEIFWESPWGKGRPGWHIECSAMARKYLGDTIDIHAGGQDLAFPHHENEIAQSEALTGKTFARYWMHNGYININNEKMSKSLGNFILVHDIIKQYDPQLIRFFMLSVHYRHPINFSEELLQSTNNGLERIKTAYGNLKHRMESSTELTDHNEKWLAELEKFQTAFEEAMNDDFNTANAITELYNVANHANQYLLEEHTSTVVIEAYVKQLEILFDILGLELAQEELLDEEIEVLIQKRIEARKNRDFALSDQIRDDLKDRNIILEDTAQGTRWKRG from the coding sequence ATGACTATTCACATTTATAATACGTTAACGCGTCAAAAGGAAGAGTTTACTCCATTAGAAGAAAATAAGGTAAAGATGTATGTGTGCGGACCTACAGTTTATAACTATATTCACATTGGGAATGCAAGACCACCTATGGTATTTGATACGGTACGACGTTATTTAGAATATAAAGGGTATGATGTGCAGTATGTATCTAACTTTACTGACGTAGATGATAAATTAATTAAAGCAGCAAATGAATTAGGTGAAGATGTGCCTACAATTGCGGACTGTTTCGTTGAAGCGTATTTTGAAGATGTAACGGCACTAGGTTGCAAACATGCAACAGTTCATCCGCGTGTAACGGAAAATATGGATATCATTATTGAATTTATTCAAGAACTTGTGAATAAAGGATATGCATATGAATCAGAAGGTGATGTGTACTTTAGAACGAAGGAATTCGAAGGGTACGGTAAATTATCGCATCAACCAATCGCAGACTTACGTCACGGTGCGCGCATTGAAGTAGGAGAAAAGAAACAAGACCCTCTTGATTTTGCTTTATGGAAAGCTGCGAAAGAAGGAGAAATCTTCTGGGAAAGCCCTTGGGGGAAAGGTCGTCCAGGCTGGCATATTGAATGCTCTGCAATGGCACGTAAATACTTAGGAGATACAATTGATATTCATGCTGGTGGTCAAGATTTGGCATTTCCTCATCATGAGAATGAAATTGCGCAGTCTGAGGCGTTAACAGGAAAAACATTTGCACGTTATTGGATGCACAATGGATATATTAATATTAATAATGAGAAGATGTCTAAGTCACTGGGGAACTTCATTTTAGTTCACGATATCATTAAGCAATATGATCCGCAGCTAATTAGATTCTTTATGCTATCGGTACATTACCGTCACCCAATTAATTTCAGTGAAGAGTTATTACAAAGTACAAATAACGGACTAGAAAGAATTAAAACGGCTTACGGTAACTTAAAACACCGTATGGAAAGTAGTACTGAGTTAACAGATCATAATGAGAAATGGTTAGCAGAACTGGAAAAATTCCAGACTGCATTTGAAGAAGCGATGAATGATGACTTCAACACTGCTAATGCAATCACTGAGTTATATAATGTAGCAAACCATGCAAATCAATATTTACTGGAAGAACATACGTCTACAGTTGTAATTGAAGCATACGTAAAACAACTTGAAATATTATTTGATATTTTAGGATTAGAATTAGCGCAAGAAGAGTTGCTTGATGAAGAAATTGAGGTACTTATTCAAAAGCGCATTGAAGCACGTAAAAATCGGGATTTTGCATTATCAGATCAAATTCGCGATGATTTAAAAGACCGTAATATTATTTTAGAAGATACCGCTCAAGGTACAAGATGGAAAAGAGGATAA
- a CDS encoding Mini-ribonuclease 3 — MIDAKQLNSLALAYMGDAVYEQYIRYHLLQKGKVRPNQLHRLGTSFVSAKAQAKVVYHLLEIAFLTEEEEAVLRRGRNANSGTVPKNTDVQTYRYSTAFEALIGYHHLLNNRERLDEIVYKAIAVLEEKEGGTSS; from the coding sequence ATGATTGATGCAAAGCAATTAAACAGCTTAGCGTTAGCATATATGGGTGATGCGGTATATGAACAATATATCCGCTATCACCTACTTCAAAAAGGTAAAGTTCGTCCTAATCAATTGCATCGATTAGGGACAAGCTTTGTTTCGGCAAAAGCACAGGCGAAAGTTGTTTATCATTTATTAGAGATAGCATTTTTAACAGAGGAAGAAGAGGCGGTACTAAGAAGAGGGCGTAATGCAAATTCAGGTACTGTCCCGAAAAATACGGATGTACAAACATATCGATATAGTACAGCCTTTGAAGCACTAATTGGCTATCACCACTTATTAAATAATCGTGAAAGATTAGACGAAATTGTATATAAGGCAATTGCTGTTTTAGAAGAGAAGGAAGGGGGCACATCATCATGA
- the rlmB gene encoding 23S rRNA (guanosine(2251)-2'-O)-methyltransferase RlmB, with amino-acid sequence MSSEYIIGRNPVIEALRSGRDINKIWIAEGAAKGQVQIVLALAKENKVILQHAPKKKLDQLVEGNHQGVIAQVAAYQYAELEDLFKVAEKRNEDPFFLILDEIEDPHNLGSIMRTADATGAHGIIIPKRRAVGLTASVAKASTGAIEYIPVARVTNLSRTIDELKERGLWIAGTDAKGKTDYRNLDGKMPIGLVIGSEGKGMSRIIGEKCDFLITLPMVGKVTSLNASVAASLLMYEVYRKRHEIGK; translated from the coding sequence ATGAGTAGTGAATATATTATTGGCCGTAACCCTGTAATTGAAGCGTTACGATCAGGAAGAGATATTAATAAAATTTGGATCGCAGAAGGTGCTGCCAAAGGACAAGTACAAATTGTACTGGCACTAGCGAAAGAAAATAAGGTTATTTTACAACATGCACCAAAGAAGAAGTTAGATCAATTAGTTGAGGGGAACCATCAAGGTGTAATTGCTCAAGTGGCTGCGTATCAATATGCTGAGCTAGAAGATCTATTTAAAGTAGCGGAGAAGCGTAATGAAGATCCATTCTTCTTAATTTTAGATGAAATTGAAGACCCGCATAACCTAGGTTCTATTATGCGTACTGCGGATGCAACAGGAGCTCATGGAATTATTATTCCGAAGAGAAGAGCTGTGGGACTTACAGCATCAGTTGCGAAGGCATCGACTGGAGCAATTGAATATATTCCTGTTGCACGTGTAACGAATTTATCTCGTACAATCGATGAATTAAAAGAACGTGGACTTTGGATTGCTGGTACAGATGCAAAAGGGAAAACGGATTACCGTAATTTAGATGGTAAAATGCCGATTGGATTAGTAATTGGAAGTGAAGGAAAAGGTATGAGTCGTATTATTGGTGAAAAATGTGATTTCCTAATTACTTTACCGATGGTCGGTAAAGTTACATCCTTAAATGCTTCAGTAGCCGCAAGTTTGTTAATGTATGAGGTATATCGTAAGCGTCACGAAATTGGTAAATAA
- a CDS encoding NYN domain-containing protein produces MNDILIVDGYNIIGAWGDLKKLRDVDLQSSRDALIDKMADYQGYTGTKVMIVFDAYTVQGIEKKMKQSRVEVIFTRKNQTADEKIEQLAIELRNINTQIYVATSDYTEQWVIFAQGALRKSARELELEVQAMEQQVRRRTQDTKEKQPAMRKIFSKDITEKLEKLRRGER; encoded by the coding sequence ATGAACGATATTTTAATCGTTGACGGTTACAACATTATCGGAGCTTGGGGAGATTTGAAGAAACTACGGGATGTAGATTTGCAATCATCAAGGGATGCACTGATTGATAAGATGGCGGATTACCAAGGATACACAGGTACAAAGGTAATGATAGTCTTTGATGCTTATACAGTCCAAGGTATTGAAAAAAAGATGAAACAATCGCGTGTGGAAGTCATATTCACGAGGAAGAATCAAACTGCAGATGAAAAGATAGAGCAGCTTGCGATTGAACTTAGAAATATAAATACGCAAATATATGTTGCGACTTCTGATTATACGGAACAATGGGTTATATTTGCGCAAGGTGCTCTTCGGAAATCTGCACGTGAATTAGAGTTGGAAGTACAAGCGATGGAGCAACAAGTAAGAAGGCGTACACAAGACACAAAAGAAAAGCAACCCGCCATGCGAAAGATATTTAGTAAAGATATTACAGAAAAATTAGAAAAATTAAGAAGAGGAGAGCGTTGA
- a CDS encoding RNA polymerase sporulation sigma factor SigH, whose protein sequence is MEAGFVSVGDVTFRDLEDEAIVELVRKGNTDALEYLIHKYKNFVRAKSRSYFLVGADREDIVQEGMIGLFKAIRDYKEDKLSSFKAFAELCITRQIITAIKTATRQKHIPLNSYVSLDKPIYDEESDRTLLDVISEAKVTDPEEMIISQEEYTDIESKISELLSDLERKVLSLYLDGRSYQEISEQLNRHVKSIDNALQRVKRKLERYMEMRESTTLNS, encoded by the coding sequence GTGGAAGCAGGCTTCGTAAGTGTAGGCGACGTTACATTTCGTGATTTAGAGGATGAGGCAATCGTTGAGTTAGTTCGAAAAGGTAATACTGACGCTCTAGAATATTTGATTCACAAATATAAGAACTTTGTTCGCGCGAAATCAAGATCTTATTTCTTAGTGGGTGCCGATCGAGAAGATATTGTTCAAGAAGGTATGATTGGATTGTTTAAAGCGATTCGTGATTATAAAGAGGACAAGCTGTCTTCATTCAAAGCATTTGCTGAACTGTGTATCACTCGACAAATTATTACCGCTATTAAAACAGCAACAAGGCAAAAACATATTCCGTTAAATTCATATGTGTCTTTAGATAAGCCGATTTATGATGAGGAATCTGATCGGACATTATTAGATGTTATTTCGGAAGCAAAGGTAACGGATCCTGAAGAAATGATTATAAGTCAGGAAGAATATACAGACATAGAATCTAAAATATCTGAATTATTAAGCGATTTAGAAAGAAAAGTGCTTTCTTTATATCTAGATGGTCGTTCTTATCAAGAGATTTCGGAACAGTTAAATAGACATGTGAAATCTATTGATAACGCTTTACAGAGGGTGAAGCGGAAATTGGAACGATATATGGAAATGAGAGAGAGTACCACTTTAAATTCATAA
- the rpmG gene encoding 50S ribosomal protein L33: protein MRKKVVLSCEECKNRNYSTMKDTSSVERLEIKKFCKTCNQHTVHKETK from the coding sequence ATGAGGAAAAAAGTTGTACTCTCATGTGAAGAGTGTAAAAATCGAAACTACTCTACGATGAAAGATACGAGCTCAGTAGAGCGACTTGAAATAAAGAAGTTTTGTAAAACATGCAATCAGCATACAGTTCACAAGGAAACAAAATAA
- the secE gene encoding preprotein translocase subunit SecE, with protein MRLTNFFGDVGREMKKVSWPKKDELLRSTATVIATVVFFAIFFAVVDMGISSLIRLILG; from the coding sequence ATGCGTTTAACGAACTTTTTCGGCGATGTAGGTCGCGAAATGAAAAAAGTAAGTTGGCCTAAAAAAGATGAATTACTCCGTTCAACAGCGACTGTTATCGCTACAGTTGTCTTCTTTGCGATTTTCTTCGCAGTGGTTGATATGGGCATTTCTTCTTTAATTCGGTTAATTCTTGGTTAA
- the nusG gene encoding transcription termination/antitermination protein NusG, whose product MEKSWYVVHTYSGYENKVKANLEKRVESMGMQDKIFRVVVPEEVEVEMKNGKEKLMKRKVFPGYVLVELIMTDDSWYVVRNTPGVTGFVGSSGSGSKPSPLLEEEVVTIMKHMGMDNEVVDFDFELHETVRVNEGPFADYTGAIEEIDVEKKKVSVLVDMFGRETPVELDFHQIEKL is encoded by the coding sequence ATGGAAAAAAGTTGGTATGTTGTCCATACTTATTCTGGATATGAAAATAAAGTAAAAGCAAACCTAGAGAAACGTGTAGAATCAATGGGTATGCAAGATAAAATTTTCCGTGTTGTTGTCCCGGAAGAAGTAGAAGTAGAAATGAAAAACGGTAAAGAAAAATTAATGAAAAGAAAAGTGTTCCCAGGTTATGTATTAGTAGAATTAATCATGACTGATGACTCTTGGTATGTTGTACGTAACACGCCAGGTGTAACTGGGTTCGTTGGTTCTTCTGGTTCTGGATCTAAACCATCACCTCTATTAGAAGAGGAAGTTGTTACCATTATGAAGCATATGGGAATGGACAATGAAGTGGTTGATTTCGACTTTGAACTTCATGAAACAGTGCGTGTAAATGAGGGACCATTCGCAGATTATACAGGTGCTATTGAAGAAATTGATGTGGAGAAGAAAAAGGTTAGCGTGCTTGTGGACATGTTTGGTCGCGAGACTCCAGTTGAGCTTGACTTCCATCAAATTGAAAAATTATAA
- the rplK gene encoding 50S ribosomal protein L11, producing the protein MAKKVIKMVKLQIPAGKANPAPPVGPALGQAGVNIMGFCKEFNARTADQAGLIIPVEITVFEDRSFTFITKTPPAAVLLKKVAGIESGSGEPNRNKVATVKRDKVREIAETKMPDLNAASVEAAMRMVEGTARSMGIVIED; encoded by the coding sequence GTGGCTAAAAAGGTAATTAAAATGGTAAAGCTTCAAATTCCTGCAGGTAAAGCTAACCCAGCTCCACCAGTTGGTCCAGCATTAGGACAAGCAGGTGTTAACATCATGGGCTTCTGTAAAGAGTTTAACGCTCGTACAGCTGATCAAGCTGGTCTTATCATCCCTGTTGAAATTACGGTATTTGAGGACCGTTCATTCACTTTCATTACTAAAACTCCTCCTGCTGCTGTTCTTCTTAAGAAAGTAGCTGGTATTGAGTCTGGTTCTGGTGAACCAAACCGTAATAAAGTGGCAACTGTTAAGCGTGATAAAGTACGCGAAATCGCTGAAACTAAAATGCCTGACCTAAACGCTGCTAGTGTAGAAGCTGCAATGCGTATGGTTGAAGGTACTGCACGCAGTATGGGCATCGTTATCGAAGACTAA
- the rplA gene encoding 50S ribosomal protein L1 — MAKRGKKYVEAAKLVDRATAYSATEAVELVKKTNTAKFDATVEVAFRLGVDPKKADQQIRGAVVLPHGTGKVQRVLVFAKGEKAKEAEAAGADFVGDADYIGKIQQGWFDFDVVVATPDMMGEVGKLGRVLGPKGLMPNPKTGTVTFDVTKAVNEIKAGKVEYRVDKAGNIHVPIGKVSFEDAKLVENFGTIADTLQKVKPAAAKGTYMKNVTVASTMGPGVRVDVSTLA, encoded by the coding sequence ATGGCTAAAAGAGGTAAAAAGTACGTAGAAGCTGCAAAGCTTGTTGATCGTGCAACTGCTTACTCTGCAACAGAAGCAGTAGAATTAGTAAAGAAAACAAACACAGCTAAATTTGATGCGACTGTAGAAGTTGCATTCCGTTTAGGTGTTGACCCTAAGAAAGCTGACCAACAAATCCGTGGTGCAGTTGTTCTTCCACACGGTACTGGTAAAGTACAACGTGTATTAGTATTCGCTAAAGGTGAAAAGGCTAAAGAAGCTGAAGCTGCTGGAGCTGACTTCGTAGGCGATGCTGATTACATCGGTAAAATCCAACAAGGTTGGTTCGATTTCGATGTAGTAGTAGCAACTCCTGACATGATGGGTGAAGTTGGTAAACTTGGTCGCGTATTAGGACCTAAAGGTTTAATGCCAAACCCTAAAACTGGAACAGTTACTTTCGATGTAACTAAAGCTGTTAACGAAATCAAAGCTGGTAAAGTTGAATACCGCGTTGATAAAGCTGGTAACATCCACGTTCCAATCGGTAAAGTATCTTTCGAAGATGCTAAATTAGTAGAAAACTTCGGAACAATTGCTGACACTTTACAAAAAGTTAAGCCAGCTGCTGCAAAAGGTACTTACATGAAGAACGTAACAGTTGCTTCTACAATGGGACCTGGCGTACGTGTAGACGTTTCTACATTAGCGTAA